The nucleotide window CAGCACGGCATGTCCAACTACACCCCGGCCGCCTTCGCCCGGGACATGCTCAAGGGACACCTGCTGGGCGGGTTCGCCATCGCCGCGCTCGTCATCGGCCTGTATGGCCTGGCCCGCCGCACGCGCCACTGGTGGTGGGTGCTGGGCGTGCCCGTGGCCCTGCTGATGCTCGTCTCCTCCGCGCTGGACACGTACCGGGGCCGCCTCTACTTCGAGCAGGAGCCGCTGCCCCCGGGCCCATTGCGCACGCGGATGACGGCGCTGATGGCCCAGGCGGACATCCCCTTCTCCGACGTGCTGGTGGAGAAGACCTCCGTGGCCTCGCGGCGCATCCAGGCGTACTTCGCGGGCCAGGGGCCCACGCGCGCCATCGTCCTCAACGACGTCATCCTCCAGGAGCTCTCCGAGGACGAGGTGCTCGCGGCCGTGGCCCACGAGGCCGGCCATGTGCAGGAGCAGAAGTGGCCGGGCCGCATCGCCTCCTCCCTGGCCGTCGTCGCGCTCCTCTTCGCCATCGACCGGATGCTGCGCAGGGCCGCGGCGCGGAACTGGTTCGGCACCTCGCGCTTCGCGGACATCCGCACCCTGCCGCTGCTCTCGCTACTCCTGTCGCTCGTGCTGCTTTTGGGAGCGCCCATCGCCGGGGCCTTCTCCCGCGAGCGCGAGCGCGAGGCGGACCGCTTCGCCCTGCGCCTCACCCACGACGTCGACGCGTTCCGCCGCATGCTGGTGAAGGCCGCGCGCGTCAACAAGATGGACCCCGACCCTCCGCGCTGGGTCGTCCTCAAGGGCATGAGCCATCCCCCCGTGGGCGAGCGACTGGCCGACCTGCCCGCTCCCTGATGTGAAAAAGCGGCCGGCAGGTGGGCTCCACCACTCCCCTACCCTCTCCACCCGAGCCCACCCGCCGACAGCCGCCGCCGGGCCACTCCCCCGAGCGCCAGCGGCACTTCCTCCCCCCACGCCACCCAGCTACGGCTGCTGGGCGTCCTGCTTGAGCTTCTCCACCGCGACCAGCGTGATGGCCTTCACCAGCGCCCGCGCCCTGCGCCCCGCCGCCGTCTCACCGTGCGGGTCCACCTCCACCGCCTTCGACAGGTCCGTGAAGCCCTGCCGCTCCCCCTTGCGCAGGTACAGCTCCCCCCGGTTCGCCAGCGCCACCGGATGCCCCGCGTCCCGCGCCAGCGCCGCGCTGAACTCCGCGATGGCCTCCTCCAGCCTCCCGAGCTTCTGGTACACGGTGCCCAGCGCCGCGTGAGCGCCCGCGTCCCGAGGGTTCCCGGCCACCAGCCCCTCGAAGAGGATGCGCGCCTCCTCCAGCCGCCCCGCGGCCGCCAGGTCGCACCCCACCTGCGCAATCGCCTTCGCCTCCTCGAAGGTCATCCCCTCCACCTCCGCCCACGTCGCCTCGCCCCGCGCGAAGGACCGCATCCTGTGCACCGCCCCGGTCTCCATCCGCATGCCCTCGCCTGCCTCGTGTTTGATGACGCGACCCATGGCCTCAGGCTCCGCGCAGGTTGGAGATGGCCGTCTTCGCCATCTCGTTGAACTTGGCGGACATGTTGCTCATCAGGTCGAACATGGCCTTGCGCTTCTCCAGCAGGCGCTGCAGCCGCAGCTCCAGCTCGCGCATGTCCCCGTCGAGCTTCGCCGCCTTCTTCTTGTCGACGTCCGTGGAGCCCAGCGTCGCGCGGTCCTCGCCCGCGGTCGCCATCTGCTCCATCACCTCCATGATTTCGGTGTCCGTGTCGCTGGAGATGGCGCCGAGGATCGCCTGCACCTTGTCCTCGATGCTCATGCGCGGGTTGTCGACGATGCCGCGAACACTCGAGCTCGCCTTGCTCGGCGTGTTCGTCTTCACGTCCTTCGACTGCTCCAGCTCCGCCTTCACATCCAACAGGCCGATGATGCCGTCGCGCCCGTCGATGCCCGCCGCCATCTCCAGCCGGTCGAAGTACTCCGGGTGGTCCTTGAAGAACTGCGCGGCCTTCTTCAGCGTCGAAGACGCGCCCTGATTGCTCAGCAGCGCCAGCATGTCCGCGCGAGTCACCCGGTCATCCTTCACGCCCGACGCCGTGTCGAACGTCCCCCAGTTGTCGCGCAGCACCGCCACCGCCTCGAGGTACTCACGGAAGTCCGGGTCCTTCGACG belongs to Myxococcus fulvus and includes:
- a CDS encoding M48 family metalloprotease, which gives rise to MEPLFTPEQLAEIHAYHLPHYIRAAVNPFARFALLALMLGVLVRPFFRMATAAAAGLERRFGFLRTAPVSRAFFSAMDRLWGESGWGAAVIFALMTDLFVKLVYAPVDIWFAYTLEHQHGMSNYTPAAFARDMLKGHLLGGFAIAALVIGLYGLARRTRHWWWVLGVPVALLMLVSSALDTYRGRLYFEQEPLPPGPLRTRMTALMAQADIPFSDVLVEKTSVASRRIQAYFAGQGPTRAIVLNDVILQELSEDEVLAAVAHEAGHVQEQKWPGRIASSLAVVALLFAIDRMLRRAAARNWFGTSRFADIRTLPLLSLLLSLVLLLGAPIAGAFSREREREADRFALRLTHDVDAFRRMLVKAARVNKMDPDPPRWVVLKGMSHPPVGERLADLPAP
- a CDS encoding tetratricopeptide repeat protein, with the translated sequence MGRVIKHEAGEGMRMETGAVHRMRSFARGEATWAEVEGMTFEEAKAIAQVGCDLAAAGRLEEARILFEGLVAGNPRDAGAHAALGTVYQKLGRLEEAIAEFSAALARDAGHPVALANRGELYLRKGERQGFTDLSKAVEVDPHGETAAGRRARALVKAITLVAVEKLKQDAQQP